From Bombus vancouverensis nearcticus chromosome 15, iyBomVanc1_principal, whole genome shotgun sequence, the proteins below share one genomic window:
- the bigmax gene encoding helix-loop-helix-leucine zipper transcription factor bigmax: MADTLHKDRYEISNLAMRSGGNIGGDSDMKLEPSSPTEKYTFSRCSSTGSVNTPSSSAHNTEDEDSDNKNSTISYKERRREAHTQAEQKRRDAIKKGYDSLQDLVPTCQHTDSSGYKLSKATVLQKSIDYIQFLLQQKKKQEEERNALRKEVVALRIMQANYEQIVKAHQTQPGHAEMRVSDETKFQVFQAIMDRLFQTFNNISVANFAELSGCVFSWLEEHCKPQTLREVVLSVLQQLNSQIR; encoded by the exons AATTTAGCAATGCGCAGTGGAGGTAATATAGGAGGAGATAGCGATATGAAGCTGGAACCATCTAGTCCTACAGAAAAATATACTTTTTCCCGTTGCAGTAGTACCGGGTCAGTGAATACACCATCCTCATCTGCTCATAATACAG AAGATGAAGATAgtgataataaaaattcaacCATAAGTTACAAAGAACGCAGGAGAGAGGCTCATACACAGGCAGAACAGAAAAGGAGAGATGCTATCAAGAAGGGATATGATTCTCTTCAAGATTTGGTTCCTACTTGCCAACATACTGATTCTTCGGGTTATAAACTTTCCAAGGCTACCGTACTTCAAAAATCCATTGATTATATACAATTCTTGTTGCAACAAAAGAAAAAGCAGGAAGAAGAACGTAATGCATTGAGAAAAGAAGTTGTTGCCTTACGTATCATGCAAGCTAATTATGAGCAGATTGTGAAAGCTCACCAGACCCAACCAGGTCATGCAGAAATGCGAGTATCCGATGAAACCAAATTCCAAGTG TTTCAGGCAATCATGGATCGTTTGTTTCAAACATTCAATAATATTTCAGTAGCAAATTTTGCAGAATTATCTGGATGCGTATTCAGTTGGTTAGAGGAACATTGTAAACCTCAG ACTTTGCGCGAAGTAGTACTATCCGTACTCCAACAACTTAATAGCCAAATCAGGTAG
- the LOC117157191 gene encoding uncharacterized protein LOC117157191, with protein MGDEISIFLVVILAIGGLMMMSALLACYACIFRDLCCRPEDRSKRRRAQSPHHEPDDPNRPRLEAMLLNDITQGESMPTESEKV; from the coding sequence ATGGGGGACGAAATTTCGATATTCTTAGTGGTGATTCTTGCAATTGGCGGTTTAATGATGATGAGCGCATTGCTAGCCTGCTACGCGTGTATCTTCCGAGATCTCTGCTGTAGACCAGAGGACAGATCAAAAAGGAGACGTGCCCAGAGCCCTCACCATGAACCTGATGATCCTAACAGACCCAGATTGGAGGCAATGCTATTAAACGATATTACGCAAGGAGAAAGTATGCCTACTGAATCTGAGAAAGTTTAA